A region from the Polyangium spumosum genome encodes:
- a CDS encoding DUF4123 domain-containing protein has translation MRPSEVTAALLERAALADGESARACLYAILDGARDKRIATLRRTLGERVESLYDGEQGRDLAPFGPFLVELQPGSKAIGALVDAGWGLSWMVFLNTPSLFDELRRHLRRFLVVRMPDQRIAYFRYYDPRVLRSFLPSCTQEELQDFMGPIRAFLVESASGDELLEFAI, from the coding sequence GTGAGACCGTCTGAAGTCACTGCGGCACTCCTGGAGCGTGCAGCGCTCGCAGATGGCGAATCTGCTCGGGCGTGCCTTTATGCAATTCTGGACGGCGCACGCGACAAGCGGATTGCGACACTACGCCGGACGCTGGGTGAAAGGGTTGAGAGTCTTTATGATGGGGAACAGGGACGCGACTTGGCCCCTTTCGGACCGTTTCTTGTAGAGTTGCAGCCAGGAAGCAAGGCAATCGGCGCTCTAGTGGATGCTGGCTGGGGTCTGTCTTGGATGGTATTTCTGAATACGCCGTCCCTATTTGATGAGCTACGACGGCACCTTCGTCGATTCTTGGTGGTTCGCATGCCTGACCAACGCATTGCCTACTTTCGGTACTACGATCCAAGAGTTTTGCGATCATTTCTGCCGAGTTGCACACAGGAGGAACTGCAGGATTTTATGGGCCCTATACGTGCATTCTTGGTCGAATCTGCGAGCGGAGACGAGTTGCTCGAATTCGCAATATGA
- a CDS encoding RHS repeat-associated core domain-containing protein gives MDYAYGIHGELIDVRVQGELLCKISYEPDRGKVVVQRGTATTELLTHNEQGRVIRSELLDADGWRVWQSTVDYDNCERLVATSESWGESGHQRSSRQIVCDREGRVLGELDGHTGARVREYDYDAKGNLIYDCGIYIDIGTMDEPLRRGDHRIDYDPNGNITTIPSSSGRISCSYTAGGLLKETRLPCGKVVEYQYDALGRRIAKTDGQRTWRFGWSGYQLVREELLEDGEVRWSREYIYLPDDSTPFVFRENGCTYWIHTDARGAAARVFDDTGELVWAAVYDSFGVPEVHIAKIRQPWRLVGQYEDEETGLHYNLARYYCPWLRTYLSLDPHWMRYGATNYSYAANDPWNRIDPLGTFPLVAVLIGAAAGAIIGGAIAWYCHGSWRDILAAAIGGAIGGAIFAYGAAMLAAAGTVGLPLYVGLAKWGFLSGFSGSLTSEVLDSREGICWECVGISSIASAVLAPLLYGAGQWISRTRVGQWLSGKLRIGGGARTPNGNILKNPKSIWGKSADEIADELRKAGYKVKVEQSTRGSKLSQQIRVEGHPEITNIEVHPGGGRHGGSYYKISTSTQGKIKVVDPKTYIPDPKDKSKIIHYP, from the coding sequence GTGGATTACGCCTACGGTATCCACGGAGAGCTGATAGACGTTCGAGTACAGGGAGAGCTCCTTTGCAAGATCTCGTATGAACCAGACCGTGGAAAAGTAGTTGTTCAGCGGGGTACTGCCACCACGGAGTTGTTGACTCACAACGAGCAAGGGCGCGTCATTCGCTCCGAGCTTCTTGATGCCGATGGCTGGCGCGTATGGCAGTCGACGGTCGATTACGACAATTGCGAACGTCTGGTGGCAACGTCTGAATCATGGGGAGAGTCTGGCCACCAGCGCTCTTCAAGGCAGATTGTGTGTGACCGTGAGGGTCGGGTACTGGGCGAACTCGACGGACATACTGGAGCAAGAGTGCGTGAATATGACTACGACGCCAAAGGAAATTTGATATACGACTGTGGCATCTACATTGATATCGGTACCATGGACGAGCCATTGCGTCGCGGTGATCATCGCATCGACTACGACCCAAACGGCAACATCACGACCATCCCGTCCTCGAGCGGTCGAATATCTTGTAGCTACACCGCGGGTGGATTGCTCAAGGAAACCAGACTGCCTTGTGGCAAGGTCGTTGAATATCAGTACGACGCCCTCGGCAGACGGATCGCCAAGACTGATGGGCAAAGGACGTGGCGATTCGGTTGGTCAGGCTATCAGCTCGTTCGGGAGGAGTTGCTCGAGGACGGTGAAGTTCGGTGGTCCCGGGAATACATTTATTTGCCGGACGATTCGACGCCATTTGTTTTTCGCGAAAATGGATGCACCTATTGGATTCATACCGACGCGCGCGGCGCAGCCGCGCGCGTATTTGACGATACGGGTGAGCTCGTTTGGGCAGCAGTATATGATTCGTTCGGCGTCCCAGAAGTACATATCGCAAAGATTCGCCAGCCGTGGCGGCTCGTGGGTCAGTACGAGGACGAAGAGACCGGCCTACACTACAATCTTGCCCGGTACTATTGTCCATGGTTACGGACCTACCTTTCACTCGATCCTCACTGGATGCGCTATGGAGCCACAAACTATAGCTACGCTGCTAACGACCCGTGGAATCGTATCGATCCTTTAGGCACTTTCCCGCTCGTCGCAGTTCTGATCGGAGCGGCGGCTGGTGCTATCATTGGTGGTGCTATAGCTTGGTACTGTCATGGCTCATGGCGCGACATCCTTGCAGCAGCTATCGGAGGAGCGATAGGTGGCGCCATATTCGCCTATGGTGCAGCAATGCTGGCCGCGGCTGGTACGGTTGGATTGCCACTATATGTCGGTCTTGCTAAATGGGGCTTCCTGTCTGGCTTTTCAGGAAGTCTTACCTCAGAGGTATTGGACAGTCGAGAAGGAATCTGTTGGGAGTGCGTAGGTATTAGCAGTATCGCTTCGGCAGTACTCGCCCCCCTGCTCTATGGAGCGGGTCAGTGGATCAGCCGGACGCGAGTAGGGCAGTGGTTGTCCGGCAAGTTGCGTATTGGTGGAGGAGCGCGCACGCCCAACGGAAATATACTGAAAAATCCGAAGTCGATTTGGGGCAAAAGTGCAGACGAGATCGCTGACGAACTTCGGAAGGCAGGATACAAGGTGAAGGTCGAGCAGTCGACCCGTGGCTCCAAGCTGTCGCAACAGATCCGAGTTGAGGGACATCCGGAAATTACGAACATTGAGGTACACCCAGGAGGTGGGCGGCATGGTGGTTCATATTATAAGATATCGACATCAACGCAGGGGAAGATCAAGGTAGTCGATCCAAAAACGTACATCCCTGATCCGAAAGATAAATCGAAAATCATACACTATCCATGA
- a CDS encoding DUF2169 family type VI secretion system accessory protein — MDVVSTCPLSAWGFVWQTSAGATAQTVVVKATFQLTPGESVLAKEQDGAVEEDEFWDDDPTRSVRVASDKVPYKARADVMLVGHAYAPEKQPVRSLPVRLVVGELDKSIEVWCDRVFRAQDGQLLEGQRFVKMPLRWERAAGGPETNNPVGVRFDAPPNSFGMIAIPNLQPPGIFVSQRSDTFVPVCFAPIGGGWPSRVAKLGPLAGAFASPGWETRPLPQLPDYGYFQAAPRDQQLVEIRPNERLVLENLHPEHPRLVTSLPGISPKVSVERATGERESVKLVADTLWIDTDRGVCVVVWRGMIGLRHAAEAGRIVVTLDGEVVEELDDEDLLKTIPPAAVKGAAAGGADEDDLASMTLAPGFDLSRALAPVMPFLGQDKPQPPAATAPESRAADPSLPFGNPGGLAALRSGEPAPPPVSADSTMYVPMRKPSAPAIPAVAPPVPPTPPVVNPPPPVAPPPMVTRPPVVDAIAPPIGPSAWSAGAKETTPAPTLGQMMAQAQSEAPKAKEAPPALAMTAAKPEVAPPAVVDEAAAKRGWKPVGATSGDGSKGPPLSPNPVLSGAAAASDAAAAAAKPKDGGDKKAYASTAPVSPPKAVIELLWYDPAALPRIRRQPGWKEVLGQIKGKAFEDELSGDSPPEKRQEARDRRDVAGLLARGDAVDMAGIQAALANAVTEDGTFVPPLVLVAGDLEFPFDELETLKANMAALAPLASGDKALKEQLDTTEELLKTPWLKGASGIAEGLTAKLKEVFGRGNRVLPPRYLEGHTERMLLEQRAYQKRTVLGKTCIRSLLHVPGVQGGVPVYLPEALGQELPAFQRFAVRMVGEVRGRVEQYEGQEVAVRGVGVGRAVALTMRRV; from the coding sequence ATGGATGTCGTTTCGACTTGCCCGCTTTCGGCGTGGGGATTCGTCTGGCAAACGAGCGCGGGAGCGACCGCGCAGACGGTCGTCGTCAAAGCGACGTTTCAGCTCACGCCGGGTGAGTCGGTGCTCGCGAAGGAGCAGGACGGGGCCGTCGAGGAAGACGAGTTCTGGGACGACGACCCGACGCGGAGCGTGCGCGTCGCGAGCGACAAGGTTCCCTACAAGGCGCGGGCCGACGTGATGCTCGTGGGGCACGCGTATGCGCCGGAAAAGCAGCCGGTGCGATCGCTGCCGGTGCGGCTCGTGGTGGGCGAGCTCGATAAGTCGATCGAAGTGTGGTGCGATCGCGTGTTCCGAGCGCAGGATGGGCAGCTTCTCGAGGGGCAGCGGTTCGTCAAGATGCCTCTGCGATGGGAGCGGGCCGCGGGCGGGCCGGAGACGAACAATCCGGTGGGAGTGCGCTTCGACGCACCGCCGAACTCGTTCGGCATGATCGCGATCCCGAACCTTCAGCCGCCGGGGATATTCGTGTCGCAGCGTTCGGACACGTTCGTGCCGGTGTGTTTCGCGCCGATTGGGGGAGGCTGGCCGAGCCGGGTGGCGAAGCTCGGGCCGCTGGCGGGGGCGTTCGCGTCGCCTGGGTGGGAGACGCGACCATTGCCTCAATTACCTGATTATGGGTATTTCCAGGCTGCACCTCGTGATCAGCAACTGGTGGAAATCCGGCCAAACGAGCGACTTGTCCTGGAAAATTTGCATCCGGAGCATCCGAGGCTGGTGACGAGCTTACCCGGGATATCGCCGAAGGTAAGCGTAGAGCGGGCGACTGGCGAGCGGGAGAGCGTGAAGCTCGTGGCCGACACTCTGTGGATTGACACGGATCGCGGAGTATGCGTCGTGGTTTGGCGGGGCATGATTGGGCTACGGCACGCTGCGGAGGCGGGGCGGATCGTGGTGACCCTCGATGGGGAGGTGGTCGAGGAGCTCGACGACGAGGACCTGCTGAAGACCATCCCCCCCGCGGCGGTAAAGGGAGCGGCAGCGGGAGGCGCGGATGAGGACGACCTCGCTAGCATGACGCTGGCGCCTGGGTTTGATCTCTCCAGGGCACTGGCGCCGGTCATGCCGTTTCTGGGGCAGGATAAGCCGCAACCTCCGGCAGCAACGGCGCCGGAATCGAGAGCGGCCGATCCGAGCTTGCCGTTCGGGAACCCCGGGGGATTGGCGGCATTGCGATCGGGCGAGCCGGCCCCCCCACCTGTCTCGGCGGATTCAACGATGTACGTGCCGATGAGGAAGCCGTCGGCGCCGGCCATACCAGCGGTCGCACCTCCTGTGCCGCCTACGCCGCCGGTGGTGAATCCACCGCCGCCCGTGGCGCCGCCGCCGATGGTGACGAGGCCGCCGGTGGTGGATGCGATTGCGCCACCCATTGGGCCCAGTGCGTGGAGCGCTGGCGCGAAGGAGACCACACCTGCCCCGACCCTCGGTCAAATGATGGCGCAGGCGCAAAGTGAAGCGCCGAAGGCAAAGGAGGCTCCTCCCGCGCTGGCGATGACGGCGGCAAAGCCGGAGGTCGCGCCGCCGGCGGTCGTCGATGAGGCGGCAGCGAAGCGGGGCTGGAAGCCGGTGGGGGCGACGAGCGGCGATGGGAGCAAGGGGCCGCCCCTGTCTCCGAATCCGGTCCTTTCGGGCGCTGCCGCGGCCTCGGATGCTGCTGCGGCGGCGGCGAAGCCGAAGGATGGCGGGGACAAGAAGGCGTACGCGTCGACCGCGCCCGTGTCACCTCCCAAAGCGGTGATCGAGCTGCTTTGGTACGATCCGGCCGCGCTGCCACGGATCCGACGGCAGCCGGGGTGGAAAGAGGTCCTCGGACAGATCAAGGGGAAGGCGTTCGAGGACGAGCTCTCCGGGGATTCGCCGCCGGAAAAGAGGCAAGAGGCGCGGGACCGACGTGACGTGGCGGGGCTACTCGCTCGTGGTGACGCGGTGGACATGGCGGGAATCCAGGCGGCACTTGCGAACGCGGTCACGGAGGACGGAACATTCGTGCCGCCGCTGGTACTGGTGGCAGGAGATCTTGAGTTCCCGTTCGACGAGTTGGAGACTTTGAAGGCGAACATGGCCGCTCTGGCGCCGCTCGCCAGTGGAGACAAAGCGCTCAAGGAGCAGCTCGATACGACGGAGGAACTGTTAAAGACGCCCTGGTTGAAGGGGGCGAGTGGGATTGCGGAGGGGCTGACAGCGAAGTTGAAGGAGGTGTTCGGGCGCGGAAACCGGGTGTTACCGCCGAGGTATCTGGAGGGGCACACGGAGAGGATGTTGCTCGAGCAGCGGGCGTATCAGAAGAGGACGGTGCTCGGGAAGACATGTATCCGGAGCTTGTTGCACGTGCCGGGGGTGCAGGGTGGGGTGCCGGTGTATTTGCCGGAGGCGCTGGGGCAGGAACTGCCGGCGTTTCAGCGGTTTGCAGTGAGGATGGTGGGAGAGGTCAGAGGGAGGGTAGAGCAGTACGAGGGGCAGGAGGTAGCGGTGAGGGGGGTGGGGGTGGGGAGGGCAGTGGCGCTAACGATGAGGAGGGTGTGA
- a CDS encoding GTPase domain-containing protein, translating into MTFIIVGIIVAALVVFLIVLGLRASKLNEELEQIEGKYEAAQLEIGTLKSRVATLEAEDQKKVGWLDGMEEELNWTKVELEKRPKIESKVYRILTLGMKATGKTSLTLKWSNPLTDLGTIEGTKIERYQRSVSHVREKDKLVEHVFEVHDWGGEHIVDALQELIVEEIHGLLIVVDLGGKDAQEVDMARVTEQLEEFQPQALRYFFSPKTVASCKTVVLFINKSDLIAGTPAQVEEHAKQLYQPLIDSLQKFSMKIDVKVFVGSASYGHSTHMLFSHFVERILPKNAYDSQLLQRIKQELRAPRLNFAPPALPPQAPPALPPQAAPAPQFQPPPMPNAAPAAQPTSTNGTGLGFGALPARPAFQRATMKMPDGGSQAPSDTTTPLPGHLTPPRKA; encoded by the coding sequence ATGACCTTCATCATCGTCGGGATCATCGTCGCAGCCCTCGTGGTGTTCCTCATCGTCCTCGGCCTTCGCGCGTCGAAGCTCAACGAGGAACTCGAGCAGATCGAGGGCAAGTACGAAGCCGCGCAGCTCGAGATCGGCACGCTGAAGTCACGCGTCGCCACGCTCGAAGCCGAGGACCAGAAGAAGGTCGGTTGGCTCGACGGCATGGAGGAAGAGCTCAACTGGACCAAGGTCGAGCTCGAGAAGCGGCCCAAGATCGAGAGCAAGGTCTACCGGATCCTGACGCTCGGCATGAAGGCCACCGGCAAGACGTCGCTCACGCTCAAGTGGTCGAACCCGCTCACCGATCTCGGCACGATCGAAGGCACGAAGATCGAGCGCTACCAACGCAGCGTGAGCCACGTGCGCGAGAAGGACAAGCTCGTCGAGCACGTCTTCGAGGTGCACGACTGGGGCGGCGAGCACATCGTCGACGCGCTGCAAGAGCTCATCGTGGAGGAGATCCACGGGCTCTTGATCGTCGTCGATCTCGGCGGGAAGGACGCGCAGGAGGTGGACATGGCGCGCGTCACCGAGCAGCTCGAGGAGTTCCAGCCGCAGGCGTTGCGCTACTTCTTCAGCCCGAAGACGGTGGCTTCGTGCAAGACCGTCGTGCTCTTCATCAACAAGAGCGACCTCATCGCCGGCACGCCTGCGCAGGTCGAGGAACACGCCAAGCAGCTCTATCAGCCGCTCATCGACAGCCTCCAGAAGTTCTCGATGAAGATCGACGTGAAGGTGTTCGTCGGGTCCGCGAGCTACGGGCACTCGACGCACATGCTCTTCTCGCACTTCGTCGAGAGGATCCTGCCGAAGAACGCGTACGACTCGCAGCTCCTCCAGCGCATCAAGCAAGAGCTTCGCGCGCCGAGGCTGAACTTCGCGCCGCCTGCGCTACCACCGCAAGCGCCACCCGCGCTACCTCCACAGGCGGCACCTGCGCCTCAGTTCCAGCCGCCGCCCATGCCGAACGCGGCTCCCGCGGCGCAGCCGACATCAACGAATGGTACTGGCCTCGGGTTCGGTGCGTTGCCTGCGCGTCCAGCTTTCCAGCGAGCCACGATGAAGATGCCGGATGGTGGCTCGCAGGCTCCCAGTGACACGACAACACCCTTGCCTGGTCATTTGACGCCGCCGCGCAAGGCGTGA
- a CDS encoding PEGA domain-containing protein, which produces MRGSALTLGLMASGVLVSAPVLGQGAKAGATPQPAASDVATRVQKLYVDGAFWADKGQYEKARALFEEAFKLDARPQIAANLGNAELEVGKPREAAEHFDYFFREDKTATPAERAAIEDLQKKALAKIGTLRVTVDVPGAEVFVDGRSVGKAPLASPIYVDPGNYTIEAKAPGHVPASRLTAVAAGAQLPIDFKLAAAGETGGPGPIGPPIVPPPTEQGWRKPLMYTSIGLGVLGLGVGIGFTVAAEGKNQEVDDEVLYWQVRTSTANPICPLGVENDPRCVKLNKLIDERDSLMRFGIVGYALAGVGAAGAIAIALTTPKSLKADENKAPTVMVVPTLSGLVAFGSF; this is translated from the coding sequence ATGCGGGGAAGCGCGCTCACGCTGGGGCTTATGGCGTCGGGGGTGCTCGTGAGTGCGCCGGTGCTCGGGCAGGGAGCGAAGGCCGGAGCAACTCCGCAGCCGGCTGCGAGTGATGTCGCTACGCGTGTCCAAAAGCTCTATGTTGACGGCGCTTTTTGGGCGGATAAGGGTCAATATGAAAAGGCTCGAGCGCTCTTCGAGGAGGCGTTCAAGCTTGATGCGCGGCCGCAAATTGCTGCAAACCTGGGGAACGCGGAACTCGAGGTAGGCAAGCCACGCGAGGCCGCGGAGCACTTCGACTACTTCTTTCGAGAAGACAAGACAGCCACGCCCGCAGAGCGTGCGGCAATTGAGGATTTGCAGAAGAAGGCCCTGGCGAAGATTGGCACGTTGCGGGTGACCGTTGACGTGCCGGGGGCCGAGGTTTTCGTTGATGGACGCAGCGTGGGCAAGGCCCCGCTCGCAAGTCCTATTTACGTGGATCCAGGAAATTACACGATTGAAGCCAAAGCGCCGGGGCATGTGCCGGCGTCGAGGCTCACGGCTGTGGCTGCGGGTGCGCAGTTGCCGATTGATTTCAAGCTGGCCGCTGCGGGAGAGACCGGCGGTCCTGGTCCGATCGGGCCGCCGATCGTCCCGCCGCCGACGGAGCAGGGGTGGCGGAAGCCGCTGATGTACACGAGCATTGGGCTCGGGGTGTTGGGGCTCGGGGTGGGGATTGGGTTCACGGTTGCGGCGGAGGGCAAGAATCAGGAGGTCGACGACGAGGTGCTGTACTGGCAGGTGCGCACGTCGACGGCGAACCCGATTTGTCCGCTTGGGGTTGAGAATGATCCGCGGTGCGTGAAGCTCAACAAACTCATCGATGAGCGGGATAGCTTGATGCGCTTTGGAATCGTGGGTTATGCCTTGGCTGGTGTTGGCGCTGCCGGGGCGATCGCGATTGCGCTGACGACGCCGAAGAGCTTGAAGGCAGACGAAAATAAGGCGCCCACGGTCATGGTGGTGCCCACGCTCTCGGGGTTGGTTGCGTTCGGTAGCTTTTAG
- a CDS encoding serine/threonine-protein kinase, translating to MGRCEFMKSGDILGGRYRLVQRIGAGAMGEVWAGENQATGGKVALKLIIPSAPEQRTPELRQRLIREAKACGKLSHRNIVQIYDVGTTSEGDPFLVLELLRGKPLDEMLKDTRRIEPAMAARIGAEIAGALAVAHAAKIIHRDLKPANIFLHREEGMPEDRFLVKVLDFGVSKNLEGGADGPATVTNVAVGSPAYMSPEQVAMRKDLDGRTDIWSLGVVLYEMLAGVRPFVGNVDEVIRQIVLTKVNKVPPPSTKVRSVPPELDEIVARCMNPERDSRYANASELALALKSVAETSRSMRMPVSVTTPSSPGRQRTPTWPGPDVAPVSAARPPMPSTPQTMDGDEAATLPMQGRVLAEMSAQKGASAKQEQSATGTQVMSADQPVASPAPAWKKEMEQWRTSRQSSASLEAAAPSDAVHGGTQALDPEVVMRAERAATTSAITSMSTSPSSAASAPAQGPLRADQRRKRSSKLFFAMMGAGVLSAVVVVVVLLVSQQEGGTGRAAAEATTAPTASAALPTPSAVAPMPTPTPLSTPSSAPTPLSSPAPEPSVKPVVAPGSVPVPQAQPTTTAKLPGVIPLCKDGGKLIPCSQKKRAR from the coding sequence ATGGGAAGATGTGAGTTCATGAAATCCGGGGACATCCTTGGGGGCAGGTACCGACTGGTCCAGAGGATCGGTGCAGGGGCCATGGGCGAGGTTTGGGCAGGGGAGAACCAAGCCACTGGCGGCAAGGTCGCGCTCAAGCTCATCATCCCGTCGGCTCCAGAGCAACGCACGCCGGAGCTCCGCCAGCGGCTCATCCGCGAAGCAAAGGCTTGCGGTAAGTTGTCTCACCGGAACATCGTTCAGATCTACGATGTAGGTACGACGTCGGAGGGCGACCCGTTCCTTGTGCTCGAGCTCCTGCGCGGCAAGCCGCTCGACGAGATGCTCAAGGACACGCGACGCATCGAGCCGGCGATGGCCGCGCGCATCGGTGCCGAGATCGCGGGCGCGCTCGCCGTGGCGCATGCGGCGAAGATCATCCATCGCGATCTGAAGCCCGCGAACATCTTCCTCCATCGTGAAGAGGGGATGCCGGAGGACCGGTTCCTTGTGAAGGTGCTGGACTTCGGTGTGAGCAAGAACCTGGAAGGTGGAGCAGATGGGCCTGCGACAGTGACCAACGTGGCGGTGGGATCACCCGCGTACATGAGCCCGGAGCAGGTGGCCATGCGCAAGGATCTCGATGGTCGCACGGACATCTGGTCGCTCGGCGTCGTGCTCTACGAGATGCTCGCAGGCGTGCGCCCGTTCGTGGGCAACGTCGATGAAGTGATCCGGCAGATCGTGCTCACGAAGGTGAACAAGGTGCCGCCGCCTTCCACGAAGGTGCGCAGTGTGCCTCCGGAGCTCGACGAGATCGTCGCGCGCTGCATGAACCCTGAGCGCGACAGCCGATACGCGAACGCATCGGAGCTCGCGCTCGCGCTGAAGTCGGTCGCGGAGACAAGCCGCAGCATGCGCATGCCGGTGAGCGTCACGACGCCTTCATCGCCCGGACGGCAACGTACGCCGACATGGCCGGGTCCTGATGTCGCTCCGGTGTCGGCTGCGCGGCCTCCGATGCCTTCGACGCCGCAGACGATGGACGGCGACGAGGCTGCGACGTTGCCCATGCAAGGGCGAGTGCTCGCCGAGATGAGCGCGCAGAAGGGTGCGTCTGCGAAGCAGGAGCAGTCTGCGACAGGGACGCAGGTCATGTCTGCCGATCAGCCTGTTGCATCACCTGCGCCAGCCTGGAAGAAGGAGATGGAGCAGTGGCGCACGAGCCGTCAGTCCTCGGCGAGCCTCGAAGCGGCGGCGCCGTCAGACGCGGTGCACGGCGGCACGCAAGCGCTCGACCCAGAGGTCGTGATGCGCGCGGAGCGTGCGGCGACGACGTCGGCGATCACATCGATGTCGACGAGCCCATCCTCAGCGGCGTCGGCGCCTGCGCAAGGTCCTTTGCGGGCAGATCAACGGCGCAAGCGTAGCTCGAAGCTGTTCTTCGCGATGATGGGAGCTGGCGTCCTGTCTGCGGTTGTCGTGGTCGTGGTGCTGCTCGTGTCGCAACAGGAAGGGGGAACTGGCAGAGCTGCTGCGGAGGCGACGACGGCTCCAACTGCAAGCGCGGCTCTGCCCACACCGAGCGCCGTGGCCCCGATGCCAACACCGACCCCGTTGTCAACGCCTTCGTCAGCTCCAACCCCCCTATCATCGCCAGCACCTGAACCGAGCGTGAAGCCGGTCGTCGCGCCAGGGTCAGTGCCCGTGCCGCAGGCGCAACCTACCACCACGGCCAAGCTGCCCGGGGTGATCCCGCTGTGCAAGGACGGGGGTAAGCTCATTCCGTGCAGCCAGAAAAAGCGGGCACGCTGA
- a CDS encoding RNA polymerase sigma factor, whose protein sequence is MGRSSKPTDYPPELVAEILDLRPEVTRLAGDGLAYTRDTVDDRVQRVFVNVLRNLWRYTPHPDGAKPWLTVITRNVVREAHRATRRYDAVFEPDEGHAETAVAPGDSPERTAELREAIELVMEVLQDMPRSQVEVLYLVGVEKRSHEEAGAVLGISEDAAKMTLSRARKYLRLRLGNDPFVIVPPVPLAVLERRALLRRLFDYVYPLGHVWAALMALVFYPFMSREPAPTPAELHAVATGSARVVAAAAADVVRVATPSSSPGDSAPVAAPVVTSPLPHVMPAPPSSHAQPMAPRGTTATNPEPFDLPRRKGLDFRPRW, encoded by the coding sequence ATGGGAAGATCTTCGAAGCCGACCGACTACCCGCCCGAGCTGGTCGCCGAGATCCTTGACCTCCGCCCAGAGGTCACGCGCCTCGCAGGCGATGGTCTGGCGTACACACGGGATACCGTGGACGACAGGGTGCAGCGCGTGTTCGTGAACGTGCTGCGCAACCTCTGGAGGTACACGCCGCACCCTGACGGCGCCAAGCCGTGGCTCACCGTCATCACGCGCAACGTCGTCCGCGAGGCGCACCGCGCCACGCGGCGCTACGACGCGGTGTTCGAGCCGGACGAAGGACACGCCGAGACGGCGGTGGCCCCGGGGGATTCGCCGGAACGGACGGCGGAGTTGCGAGAGGCCATCGAGCTGGTGATGGAAGTCTTGCAAGACATGCCGCGCTCGCAGGTCGAGGTGCTCTACCTTGTAGGCGTTGAGAAGCGGTCGCACGAGGAGGCCGGGGCGGTGCTCGGCATCTCGGAGGACGCCGCGAAGATGACGCTGTCCCGCGCGCGGAAGTACCTGCGTTTGCGGCTGGGCAACGACCCCTTCGTCATCGTTCCGCCTGTGCCGCTCGCGGTGCTCGAACGCCGGGCGCTCCTGCGAAGGTTGTTCGACTACGTGTATCCGCTCGGGCACGTGTGGGCCGCGCTCATGGCCCTCGTGTTCTACCCGTTCATGTCGCGCGAACCGGCACCCACGCCGGCCGAGCTGCACGCCGTCGCCACAGGCTCGGCGCGCGTCGTCGCTGCGGCGGCGGCGGACGTCGTTCGCGTCGCGACCCCGAGCTCGTCGCCTGGGGACAGCGCCCCCGTGGCCGCTCCCGTCGTCACCTCTCCACTGCCGCACGTGATGCCAGCTCCACCCAGCAGCCATGCGCAGCCGATGGCGCCGCGAGGAACCACCGCGACGAACCCCGAGCCCTTCGACCTTCCCCGACGGAAGGGCTTGGATTTCCGCCCGCGGTGGTGA